Within the Syntrophorhabdaceae bacterium genome, the region CGCGGAAAGACGCAGCAAAAACAGGAGAGCCCCCTCCGAGATACTGCCGGTTATGGTTTCCGGAATACTCACGGACAACGGATACAGGATCGATGACATAACAAACATGATTGTAACGCTTGGACCCGGTTCATTCACCGGGATCAGGGTAGCCCTGGCATTTTGCAAGGGCATCAACTCCGCTCTCAACATCCCCATCACGGGCGTCCCGACCCTCGATGCCCTCTCGTTCCCCCTTGCCTTCATGGAAGGTTGTCATCTCTGTCCCCTCATCGATGCAAAAAAGGGCGAGGTCTTCTGCTCCCTTTACCGGGTGTCGCAGGGAAACATCGAGAGGCTTACGGGATACCATGCCCTGAAGCCTGAAAATATTCCCGGTCTGGTCCAAACACCCTGTGTATGCTTCGGAACAGGCGTTCTGCTGTGCGAAAACATTCTTGCGGGCATCAATGGCGTTACTCTGATA harbors:
- the tsaB gene encoding tRNA (adenosine(37)-N6)-threonylcarbamoyltransferase complex dimerization subunit type 1 TsaB, with the protein product MENRLTFGIDNSLDSLNLVLAEDSTIIAERRSKNRRAPSEILPVMVSGILTDNGYRIDDITNMIVTLGPGSFTGIRVALAFCKGINSALNIPITGVPTLDALSFPLAFMEGCHLCPLIDAKKGEVFCSLYRVSQGNIERLTGYHALKPENIPGLVQTPCVCFGTGVLLCENILAGINGVTLIKDRFQTISGEALLKAGLQRITGILSDEIKPIYGRRSEAE